The proteins below are encoded in one region of Catenulispora sp. GP43:
- a CDS encoding N-acetyltransferase family protein — protein sequence MNSAVEIRDADAVDESLAGAAHAILAELVSGGAALGWVDPPSKPEIAALLAKVNAASQAGDGALRLAYSGDRLVGLGYWLRYERPTHRPHADLEKVAIASDAQGLGAGRLLTAALVDSAREAGIEVLTLDARGDNANALRLYRTLGFREYGRLPDFVAVGKRRYDKVFYMLDFRD from the coding sequence ATGAACAGCGCAGTGGAGATCCGCGATGCCGATGCGGTGGACGAGTCCCTGGCCGGCGCCGCGCACGCCATCCTCGCCGAACTCGTCTCCGGCGGTGCGGCGCTCGGGTGGGTCGACCCGCCTTCGAAGCCTGAGATCGCCGCGTTGCTGGCGAAGGTGAACGCCGCTTCGCAAGCAGGGGACGGCGCGCTGCGGCTGGCGTACTCCGGCGATCGCTTGGTGGGCCTCGGTTACTGGCTGCGGTACGAGCGGCCCACGCACCGTCCCCACGCGGACTTGGAGAAAGTCGCCATCGCGTCCGACGCGCAGGGCCTGGGGGCCGGCCGCCTGCTGACCGCCGCCCTGGTGGACAGCGCACGCGAGGCCGGCATCGAGGTGCTGACCCTGGACGCCCGCGGAGACAACGCGAACGCTCTGCGCCTGTACCGCACGCTCGGTTTTCGCGAGTACGGCCGGCTGCCGGACTTCGTCGCGGTCGGGAAGCGGCGCTACGACAAGGTCTTCTACATGCTCGACTTCCGCGACTGA
- a CDS encoding Dabb family protein — MIRSILLIKFTPEATGEQIEAFGRALAAVPFEGRRHFEFHRDARLTDDAMDAAVIADFDDEETYRAWVADPGHDEVRTRFLDPIRAQRDRILYRI; from the coding sequence GTGATCCGAAGCATACTGCTCATCAAATTCACCCCCGAGGCCACCGGCGAACAGATCGAGGCCTTCGGCCGGGCCCTGGCGGCCGTGCCGTTCGAGGGGCGGCGCCACTTCGAGTTCCACCGCGACGCCCGCCTGACGGACGACGCGATGGACGCCGCGGTGATCGCCGACTTCGACGACGAGGAGACCTACCGGGCCTGGGTCGCCGACCCCGGCCACGACGAGGTGCGGACCCGTTTCCTGGACCCGATCCGCGCCCAGCGGGACCGGATCCTGTACCGGATCTAG
- a CDS encoding YciI family protein codes for MVARFAVEYVYTADTAKRDEVRPAHRAFLAEAQSRGELLVSGPWANNTGALLVFEAEDEAALRTLLEHDPFAEADLVSRVRINEFNPVLGSWLAC; via the coding sequence ATGGTGGCTCGCTTCGCCGTCGAATACGTCTACACCGCGGACACCGCCAAGCGCGACGAGGTCCGCCCCGCGCACCGCGCGTTCCTGGCGGAGGCCCAGAGCCGCGGGGAACTGCTGGTCTCCGGGCCCTGGGCCAACAACACCGGCGCGCTGCTGGTCTTCGAAGCCGAGGACGAGGCGGCGCTGCGGACCCTGCTGGAGCACGACCCCTTCGCCGAGGCGGACCTGGTCAGCCGGGTACGGATCAACGAGTTCAACCCGGTCCTCGGGAGCTGGCTGGCCTGCTGA
- a CDS encoding LysR family transcriptional regulator, producing MDTRQLRAFLAVVESGGISAAAEQLGYAQSSVSDQLRTLERDLGTPVLNRTSVGTVPTEAGQRLLPYARRMLDLDGEMRRTVSGHRPLLRIGALQSLADEWLPEMLTAFEHGAAGPQTADVTVTVTSRTRLMEELQEGRLDAVFTLDSGPPYDGPTAVVGTDRVVLVTAPSHPLASVRPLTLDAVRRAEFMVTEVGCIYRQLFDECGRDLGPSLKIAMITGSLNALRRLTVNGRGAALLPRFSVAAELESGDLVMLDLKEGLAPLTIEARWRDGIGPAAEPLRALVELTQKFSPAAWAMA from the coding sequence ATGGACACCCGACAGTTGCGTGCGTTCCTCGCGGTCGTGGAATCCGGCGGCATCTCCGCGGCCGCCGAGCAGCTCGGCTACGCGCAGAGCAGCGTCAGCGACCAGCTGCGCACCCTGGAGCGGGACCTGGGCACCCCGGTCCTGAACCGTACGAGCGTGGGCACCGTCCCGACCGAGGCCGGGCAGCGCCTGCTGCCGTACGCGCGCCGGATGCTGGACCTGGACGGCGAGATGCGGCGCACCGTCTCCGGGCACCGTCCGCTGCTGCGCATCGGGGCCCTGCAGTCGCTGGCCGACGAGTGGCTGCCGGAGATGCTGACCGCCTTCGAGCACGGGGCCGCCGGTCCCCAGACCGCGGACGTCACGGTCACCGTCACCAGCCGTACCCGGCTGATGGAGGAGCTGCAGGAAGGGCGCCTGGACGCGGTGTTCACGCTGGACAGCGGCCCGCCCTACGACGGCCCCACGGCGGTGGTCGGCACCGACCGCGTGGTGCTGGTGACCGCGCCCTCGCACCCGCTGGCGAGCGTGCGTCCGCTGACGCTGGACGCCGTACGCCGCGCGGAGTTCATGGTGACCGAGGTCGGCTGCATCTACCGGCAGCTGTTCGACGAGTGCGGGCGCGACCTCGGGCCGTCGCTGAAGATCGCGATGATCACCGGATCGCTGAACGCGCTGCGGCGCCTGACCGTCAACGGGCGCGGCGCCGCGCTGCTGCCGAGGTTCTCGGTCGCGGCGGAGCTGGAATCCGGCGACCTGGTGATGCTGGACTTGAAGGAGGGCCTGGCACCGCTGACCATCGAGGCGCGGTGGCGGGACGGGATCGGGCCGGCCGCCGAGCCGTTGCGGGCACTGGTGGAGCTGACGCAGAAGTTCAGTCCGGCGGCTTGGGCGATGGCATAG